Sequence from the Pirellulales bacterium genome:
CCGTTGGCTTAGGATACCACTTCCTTGGGCACCACAGGATGCGAGGCCAAAAACACGCTGCAAGGAGCGTTTTGCAATACAAAATGGGCCCAATCGGCTTCCGGTACGTTGGCGTAGGAACGCTTCTCTTCCGACCAGGGCAGAACAATCACGTTGTAGTTGCCATCGCGAGCCAGTCGGACAATTTCCGGGCCAGTTTGTGGCTGCATGGCAACAATTTTTAGTTTGCGGCCCAGTTGCAAAGCACGCTGCTGATCGTCCGCAAGTGAACTGTGTCCGTTGCCCGGATGATGCTCAATGCTCATCGGAGTTACAGCGACCAAATCTAAATCAACATCGGGAGCGAGCATGGTCAACATCCATTCAAAAACATCGCGGCTGGCCGGAGTGCTGTCGTGTGCCATCAGTACGTGCCGCACGCCGATGCCGGCGGCCCGCAGCTCGGCCACGGAGCGGGCTTGCCGTTCCGCCGCCCGAGGAATGCGGTTGCCGCCTTCGAGGTCGAAGGAGACATCGCGATCGGCGCTGACGATGTGGACGGTAAGGCCATGGGGATGCCCTTCGTTCAGGCTGATCCAGTAGAGAGCGATTTGATCGAGTTGTTCCTCGGCCGTGAATTTGTTCGAGGCGCCCAACATGACTTCTTGGGCGCCGACATCTTTGGCAGTGCCCAACACGGCGATGAGCGGATTATTGGTGGGCACGATCAGCGGAATGACGCGCTTGCCCAGGCGTTCGGCGCGATCGACCACGGCGGTCATAAGTTGCCGGTCGTAGGTATCCAGATCGA
This genomic interval carries:
- a CDS encoding universal stress protein; protein product: FMLEKALADNDPLTTDVIVMTAKMEPPGGASKAEDIDLDTYDRQLMTAVVDRAERLGKRVIPLIVPTNNPLIAVLGTAKDVGAQEVMLGASNKFTAEEQLDQIALYWISLNEGHPHGLTVHIVSADRDVSFDLEGGNRIPRAAERQARSVAELRAAGIGVRHVLMAHDSTPASRDVFEWMLTMLAPDVDLDLVAVTPMSIEHHPGNGHSSLADDQQRALQLGRKLKIVAMQPQTGPEIVRLARDGNYNVIVLPWSEEKRSYANVPEADWAHFVLQNAPCSVFLASHPVVPKEVVS